Within the Littorina saxatilis isolate snail1 unplaced genomic scaffold, US_GU_Lsax_2.0 scaffold_2240, whole genome shotgun sequence genome, the region GAGAGCCAGAACccaacagctgccctttaaagtGTTCTCTTGAGGAAATGCTTGTTTTCCATTTCCAATCATTTCGATATcattgatgtagtgtttgacATCATTTTCGTAATACCTGTTCACTGTGAGTGCTGGTTGATCGTTGTCAGTCTTCTTTTTCTCACCTGATTTGTTGTGGGGGTTGTTTCAGAGGGAGGCATGTTTCCACCTTACAAGAAAACCAAGCGAGGACGCTCTGCTGCTGGGTAAGAGAGTTATCATTGCTCGGTTTCACCCGGTTGTttcaagtttttgtgtgtgcatgtgtgtaagtgtgcatgcatgcatacgtgcatgcatgcgtgcgtgtgtgtgtggacgtgcaTGCTGTTACATGACTTTGTAGAATCAGAAGTACATGAACTCAATCGATTAGAAAAATCTCATTGACTTGAATATGCGCTCATGTAAATGAAAAGCGGTCAGAGACCAATAACGTTTTTCTGAAAGATTTTTATTTCATAATCATTTTGATTCTTTTTGTCAATCAATATCCGCAGTTTCATTGCTTCTGATTTTGTTCTTGCCGCTGTTGTTCTAATGTCAATTTAAAATCCCATTCCAGGCATAACGATGAAGTGGTGGAGATTCTGATGAGCATGAGCCAAGGAAAGCTGGCGGCCGGCAAAGAAGAGATGGATGACTCGGCCAGTGATGCTGGCAGCGTGGATTCCTTTGTCAGCAGCACCAGCAGCAAAAGCAACTCTGCTGCCTTTGTTCCCAAAGTCGCTCGACCCACACTCATCATGAAAGGCCAACGATCTTCCCCGTCTTCGAGAAATGTGGTTGTGGAGTCCGAGGTTCCAGACCCAGAAAGTCCCATGAGCATTATAGGACCAAGTCTGAGATCAATGCCGTTACAAGGCGAGAACATCGTCAACATCAACCAGTCGCTAGTGCCACAATATGAAATTGCGAATGGTACTGCAGGCGATGGTTCTACACCTTCTAATGGTGTGGATAACAATTCCGGAGCAAGCAGTAGTGCTCCAGCGCTGACCATACCTGCCGGAGGTCAggtggtggacattgcatcttTCATCGATGGCTTGCAGACGCAGACGTCGCAGCCGGTGGACGTCGTGTTGGTGGAACAGCAGGCGGAGGGGGGGCAGCAAGGCCTGGTCCATGTGTATCTCGTTCCTCGCGCAGCAGAGGGAGGGGAAGAGAACAGCGTTCAGAGTGAGAGGGACAGTGAAAACCGCGTTCAGAGTGAAAGGGGTGGTGAAAACAGCGTTCAGAATGAAAGGGGTGGTGAAAACAGCGTTCAGAGTGAAAGGGGTGGTGAAAACAACGTTCAGAGTGAGAGGGGTGGTGAGAACAGCGTTCAGAGTGAGAGGGGTGGTGAGAACAGTTATGAGAGTGAGAGGGGTGGTGAGAAAAGTGCTGAGAGTGGAGAAAAGCAAAACGTGAATGCCCAGAGTGGAAGCAGCAGCGTTTTAAGTGAGAGGACTAGTTTACTTGGTCCCCATAGCACAGGAAATGACAGCTCGGACCCTCAAAGTGATAGGAACAATCAACAACTTGTGGTGGGTAATGCACACATTGTCCAGGTGATGGACGTCGAAGGTGTAAACTCACAGAATCAGGGAGGTGAAAGGAACAGCCTGCAACATGACGGAGGTAATGTGAGGGACATTGAAATTGTGAACTCGCTGAATCAGGGAGGTGAAAAGAACAGCCTGCAACATGTTGGAAGCAATGTCTACAGTGCTCAGATGATGAGAAACGAAAGCACGATCTCACAAAATCAGGAACCTGGTGTTACTGTTAGCACAGTGCTGTCTCAAGGAAGTGCGGGAAGCAACGCACAGATAAAAGGAGTCGAACCTAACACCACACAGGATCTGGGAGCGGTGGACGAAATCGTCATTGACGAAGATACCTGGAACAGTATACAGACCGAGGAGGTTGAGACCGACATCTCTTATTCTGTGTCCCATGCCAGCAGCAGTGGACATGTCCGTGAAGTCATAGACTTGACCGTTGATGAAGTGACGTTCTAGTGAGCGTCTGTGTGTCAAGAGGGCTAAGAGATTATCCAAGCCTGTGGAACTCCTTGACACAATAGCAGCAGCCAAAGAAGATTTTTTCAGGGAAAGTGCAAGTTCTGCTCTAGACTTGGTTATATGTATAGTCCCTGATACAGGTGCCCAGATCACTAATATACAGAAAAATCTTCACATGCGCCCATGTGGGCAGACATCTAGGCATAAATGCACTCGCGTCCGCACCAACAGACAaaaacgcaagcacacacacacacacacacacacacacacacacacacgtaacacaGGCACACGCACCATCACACAtctagacacacagacacagacaggcacacagtgacacacatgtacacaaagcgcacatacacacacacttggagacaaacacacacacacacagacacagacacacacgcacacacagacacacacacacagacttctATTTCCCACCTGCATGCACAGTGTCAGTGTATCTCTGTTGTGCAAATCCAAGTTTTCAGCAGAGGTGCTTCAGCGCTGACCATGAAACTCAAAGAGAtgattatttttacatttagtcaagttttgactaaatgttttaacatagagggggaatcgagacgagggtcgtggtgtgtgtgtgtgtgtgtctgtctgtctgtctgtctgtgcatgtgtgtagagtgattcagactaaactactgggtcgatctttatgaaatttaacatgagagttcctgggaatgatatccccggacgtttttttcattttttcgataaatacctttgatgacgtcatatccggctttttgtaaatgttgaggcggcactgtcacaccctcatttttcaatcaaattgattgacattttggcacagcaatctttgacgaaggccggactttgctTAAGAACTAATGCATgggtttggtcattaaaaatcggaaacttgtaattaaactttttttttattaaacgatccaaaaataatttcatcttattcttcgtcattttctcattccaaaaacatgtacatatgttatatttggattacaaacaagctctgaaaattaaaaatatgaaaattatgattaaaacaaaatttccgaaatcgatttaaaaacaattttatcatATTCCtagtcagttcctgattccaaaaacatatagatatgatatgtttggattaaaaacacgctcagaaagttaaaacgaagagaggtacagaaaagcgtgctatgcagcacagcgcaaccacccccgcgctaaacaggctcgttaatttcactgcgttttccacaagcggcggactacggtcattgtgaaaaaatgcagtgcgttcagttttattctgtgagttcgacaacttgactaaacgttgtaatttcgccttacgcgacttgttggctgTTAATACTCTATTGTGAGTGTAAATCCCACCTTTTGTTTCTTGAATCTGCCTTGTAAGTGGATGCCATGAATACTTTTGTTGCTTGAATCTGCCTTGTAAGTGGATGCCATGAATACTTTTGTTGCTTTGCAATGTTTTGTTTCCAACCTGCACATGTCtttttttagtcaagcagtatgtaagaaatgtttagtcctttgtactggaaacttgcattctcccagtaaggtcatatattgtactacgttgcaagcccctggagcaattttttgattagtgcttttgtgaacaagaaacacttaacaagtggctctatcccatctcccccctttcccctatcccatctcccccctttccctcgtcgcgatataaccttcgtggttgaaaacgacgttaaacaccaaataaataaataaataaataaactgcACATGTCTTTGGGTTTTATAATCGctgtctcccctctctctctccccatcttgTTTTGTGTACAGGCTGGAAGCCTCACAATAAAAGAAGGTttgagtgtcagtgtctctTTTATTTTGCCAAACCCAGTCTCCTGCAGAGATACTTCAGTGCATACTATGGAAGTCATCAACTGATGTAACACAGAGAGGATTATTTTTGGTTGTTGGTTCTCATTAGTTTGATGTGAATCCCACCTTTTGTCAACTTGAAGCTGCCTTCCAAGTCAGTGCCACAACTATTTATAGCTTTTGAAATTTATTTAAGGTGTATGAGACttgaaagaacaaacaaagaaaagggGAAGGGAGAGTGGGAAGTGTCTTCCGTAATTGTACGTTATTTATTATTTCCCACCTGTGTGcctcttttcttctcttcgGTCTGTTAAATCAGAATTTTTCTGGGGGGTGAGGGGCAGCAAGAAGTCTGGGTCTCCTGTTCTAGGATTGTGTAATTGTTAGTCATCATTGTTACATAAAATTGGCTGTTGATAACAGTATGATCTAACCCCTAATTATTCAGAGGCCCAATCGGGCACACAAAATATGTCTTTATCAAGTGTTAAAATCAGAGGAATGCCAAATTTACAGAAATGCTTCTGTTTGTTAGTTTGATTTATTTTCATAAATTTTGAGGTTACCATAAGTGTTATACAAGTTTACATTTAGTATATTTATTGATGCTTTCTTTAGAGCAACATTACAAATCTTTTCCCTTCCCTTTTGTCCACTCACCTGAGTTATCAGTGAGTCTTAGTAAAGAGCAGTGttagtctgtatgcctgtccGTGAACTGGaagttttctcagatgtttttgaagctagagctttgaaactttacacacttctggggtttgatgacctccagacatgacccaagtctggttaaatccaaaaacaaagagactgccaacattccaaaatttagaatccaaaaacaagaaaggtaaattgttggaacgtttgttattgacaacacaatacgttacattcacagatatttcgacacagcggtcttttaagtgcacagacaaacactaatttaAACAGAAAAAGACTTATCTGGCAAAAAGTTCAGAGCCGCTTGCggagaagacacaagcgaggcaatgaaatatctgtgaatgtaacatattgtgttgtcaataacaaacgttccaacaacttatctttcttgttttttgattccaagTCTGGTTAACCTTTAACAAATGTCAGGGTTACAATCATAAAATggaaaaattattttgttaaacGTTTTTGAAACtaaagctttgaaactttggACACTTCTacaagtttacacaagtttgGGTGACCCTTGTCAAATGTTGGGGTCACAGAGTGGTTGTGTTTTGGTCATAAATGGAAAATAACTTTTTTTAAGGTTTTTGAAACTAGAGCTTTGAAACACAGTTCTAAGGTTTGAAAACCTCCTGGTTGACCTTCATCACATTTATTTCAAAGGGAATCATGTTCggataaaaaaatgaaaaatgatcCAAGTATCTTGAACGCTTTTTTAAAACTAGAGCTTTGAAATGTAACACACTTTAAAGAAATGATTCAAGTCTAGTTGACCCTAATCAAATTTCaagtcacagtggggtcaagttttggcaaaaaaattGAAAAGGATCAAACATTTTACATTTCTTGAAGATTATTGAAGCTTATATTCCAGTACCTCGGTCTAGTTCGGTTCAGAATGTATGACATTGTCGGTTTCTTCAATTTTTCTTGAGCTAGAGCAGCAGATAATTTGTTTCTGAATCATATTACTTAATTATAGTGAAGGTGAGTCGCAGAACCATTTGGTTTTCTTGTGTGTTGAAGGTTCAGCCCTTCTGACAGAACTCGCTTCTTATATGTCCATGCTTTATTTATTATTGTTGTTACAAAGTTGTGTAAGTTCTGTCAGGAAATGTTTTTCTCTCCATTATATGTATAATGATGTTGAATGAGTCTTGATGCAGACAAAATCCACTGGAGATCAAAATTGTGTAATGTTTTTGTTACtgaagtgtgtgtatgtgtgtttaaatgtgtttgtgtgtgtgtatgtgtttcagtgtgtgttatTCAATCACTTCCGAATGCTGTAGgacaacagtgtgtgtgtgtgtgttagtgtatgttaTTTACTTCAGAATGCTGTAGGTATacagcaggtgtgtgtgtgcatatatgtgtgtttgtgtatgcattTATGCTCCTACATTTTGTGGGAATagatactgtgtgtgtgcgtatgtgcatgtgtgtgtgtgtgtgtgattaattCAGTCACATTCTGAAACAAAGTGAATGGAAATCTAGAAATAAGCTGTATAGCAAGCAGATCACACCGAACGACAAGAGACTCAATTTCTCACTCTCACGTTCTATATTTCCCATCAAACACATATCAGGGCCAGCCTGATCAGACCAGCTCACACGCTTAGTTAGCTGTGTGCACCGATCTCGACCCAAATACTCGATCCCGCAGGCCTCTGCCCTTcagtttcttttttcatttcctTGTTTACATTTCCACCGCTTTCGTCTGCTCAAAAGCAACACACGCTTTGTGTCTGCTGTGGGAAAAAGCCACGCCCACCGGGTCCTCCAGCAGACGACAGTTTCCTTTCAAATAAAACGACTTGCATTAATTCACTTACAGAAAACTGCTGAAAACCGATGAAATGATAGGAAATGATCAACAGATAAAGAAAAATGATATGCTATTGATTAATTTTGCTGAAGGGTCGTTATACAGCCCAAGAAACATAAAATATGCAGGCACTTTGTCGCCTCGACCTTCGATCACTTGTTCTGCTCTGAATGATTAATGAGTTTTAAGGTGCCCTTACATTTTACTCCCCATCAGTTTAAGATCATACTGTTGCGATGAAAATCCTCAATGACAGTGAATTTAAAAGCCAAACATTATTTCAAGTACACTTCGCTTGGTTTGCTGCCTTTCGAACAATGATTTAGTGAATAAGCAAGCTCTCATTCGATGCGGTTTTATGTGAAGGGAGGTAAACAGAACGGCGCTGACAGGCGAGGCTAAGAGTTATCCCTGCTTGTTCAAAAACCTATCGTCTTCTTGTTGTCTTCTTGCGGATAAGAGTAGTGTTGAACGCTGTTTTCGCCAATCCGATCCTGAAGCTCAGCGATTTGGTGAGTACACATTACCGATAATTGTTATTTAGTCTACGGTCTATCGACATAATCGTGTACTTGCGAGAAGCACGCGAGAAGCAGTGATTTTTCTGCCCTGAGATCTGCTGGGTGAAGCCGACGCAGTGAAAAGGGGGAGGCGTCACTCGATCTGTCTCTTGCCTTCACGTTTACTTTACACTTGTAAAATCATTGTTTGATCTCAATGATCTGACTCCATGTTTTTTCTGTAGTGGGCTAGGGTTGCACTATAGTCTGAAGCTTGTTTGATTGGAGTCATTAAACGATCATGAACTGGGATCGCGCTGGTGTGTCAAATCAGCTCCGCAACATGCTTCGGAGGCAGCAGGATACCAACAATGACTGATGAGCAGACGATAATGAATGGAGATGCTGCGATTGAAGTGTTTGATTCAGTCAGCTTTATGGGCGCGGGCCTTGACAATTACTGACACATGAGATGATTAGGGAGGGATTAATACTAATAATCAATGGAACATGATTACAATGATAATTAACATATATGATTATATGACTATGTCTAGATTTATTGATAGAAGCACACGGTACAAATAgagtgttgagagagagagagagagagagagagagagagagagagagagagagagagagagagagagagagagagagagagagagagagagagagagaaaaaagctgATCTGCCCCACCCACTTTGGTGCTTGGAAAACCAGAGAATTTATAAGGGCACTGAGTTACAACTGAAATTAAGCAACAACATTTTAGTCACTGAAACATATTGAAAGTAGAGTTTAGTGACTAGAAAAATCTCTtcttaatattttgttttccaCGCGGAAGTGGTTCCAGGTTTACTCCAGTATACAGTATAGGGAACATTAAACACTGAGAATCATTAAAAGTGAGTGAGACAAAAGACACTTATCGAGTAATTCAGCCACCAGCAGTAGATAGTCCTTGGATATATTTAAACAAACATTAAGTGCTTCTTTATCTGTTTAGTGTTGGGTAACTGTAAGTGCAATAAGTCTTTTTttaatatgtttttttgaagtaTTATTTTTAAACAGATGATATTACTGAATCTTGTGAAACAGCGGTTGTCATTCTCTCATTCTCAAAGAAGAAAAGGTGACTGTGCTTGAACGATGACTCATCCTTCTTTCTCACTGAGACTGAACAGGTGAATGTGTTGGTGAAATACAAAACCCCAGcagggtacacacacacagacacacacacacagtacacatgAACAAACAGGTTTTGGAGATCTATGCatttattaaattacatataatatttcaCTTTTCGAACAGTTGACAGTGTTTTGGGTTTACTGCAAGAAGTTCTGATTTAATACAATTCTTAGTTTATATGAACTTCTCTATATTGCAATCAGTCacacactgagagagagggagagagagagagagagagagagagagagagagagagagagagagagagagagagagagagagagagagatttatccGCAAGAATAGCCTTACCTGTGAGCTTGAGGGCTGTTACCAAAGAGCTGTTACTCTATCCACATAAGATTTCACTTTACCATAAACAAGATGTCTCAACAATTACCTGAATGTAGGCTTGAGTGATGATTGTGTCAGGTGAAGATGGCAAGCCATGGATAGGTGTACCCAGCAGCATAAATATCACTCAGAGGATTTCACAGTAGACACAACAGGTGCTGTGGTATAAATTTGTcacctctctttctgtctgtggg harbors:
- the LOC138956744 gene encoding dentin matrix acidic phosphoprotein 1-like, which produces SVAISYHYLIFLSFKFKCPFLTGERQSFDRETFTKAVEEEKAEKRRQDAVEEAKQKKKKRRKMKEEAEEDEEESAEREEEGEEEDRKENNKKRQIKKLHQEGGMFPPYKKTKRGRSAAGHNDEVVEILMSMSQGKLAAGKEEMDDSASDAGSVDSFVSSTSSKSNSAAFVPKVARPTLIMKGQRSSPSSRNVVVESEVPDPESPMSIIGPSLRSMPLQGENIVNINQSLVPQYEIANGTAGDGSTPSNGVDNNSGASSSAPALTIPAGGQVVDIASFIDGLQTQTSQPVDVVLVEQQAEGGQQGLVHVYLVPRAAEGGEENSVQSERDSENRVQSERGGENSVQNERGGENSVQSERGGENNVQSERGGENSVQSERGGENSYESERGGEKSAESGEKQNVNAQSGSSSVLSERTSLLGPHSTGNDSSDPQSDRNNQQLVVGNAHIVQVMDVEGVNSQNQGGERNSLQHDGGNVRDIEIVNSLNQGGEKNSLQHVGSNVYSAQMMRNESTISQNQEPGVTVSTVLSQGSAGSNAQIKGVEPNTTQDLGAVDEIVIDEDTWNSIQTEEVETDISYSVSHASSSGHVREVIDLTVDEVTF